One window of Candidatus Sulfotelmatobacter sp. genomic DNA carries:
- a CDS encoding aquaporin, translating into LVASFLLRATMPANAGPPAHFGAAAVSPDIGIGAAVVLEFVGTFLLVSSVWGTAVDERAPKIGGFGIGLTVLMVILAIGPLTGSALNPARAFGAAVVNGDLTNQWVWWVGPLLGGAAAAWIYSSVVLKRS; encoded by the coding sequence CTGGTCGCCAGCTTCCTGCTCCGCGCGACCATGCCCGCGAATGCCGGACCGCCGGCCCACTTCGGCGCGGCCGCGGTTTCTCCGGACATCGGCATCGGCGCGGCGGTCGTGCTCGAATTCGTCGGCACCTTCCTGCTCGTCAGCTCGGTCTGGGGAACCGCGGTGGACGAACGCGCGCCCAAGATCGGAGGCTTCGGCATCGGACTCACCGTGCTGATGGTGATCCTGGCGATCGGACCGCTCACCGGCTCGGCGCTCAATCCGGCCCGCGCCTTCGGAGCGGCGGTCGTGAATGGCGACCTCACGAACCAGTGGGTCTGGTGGGTCGGCCCGCTGCTCGGCGGCGCCGCGGCGGCATGGATCTATTCGAGCGTGGTGCTCAAGCGCTCCTGA
- the aceA gene encoding isocitrate lyase — protein MSNARSASEIQHSWAHDARWKGIVRHYGVEDVVRLRGTLHVEHTLARLGASRLWESLSSRPPVRALGALTGNQAVEMAAAGLQGIYLSGWQVAADANSAGQMYPDQSLYPVDSVPQVVRRINHALQRADQVAHLNGETGVDWFVPIVADAEAGFGGDLNAFELMKAMIEAGAAGVHFEDQLASAKKCGHMGGKVLVPTREFVQKLQSARLAADVLDVPTVLIARTDAGSATFITSDVDERDRLFLAGSRTPEGFHAVRHGLDAAIARGLAYAPYADMLWCETSTPDVEEARRFAAGIHARFPGKLLAYNCSPSFNWSRHLTRDAIASFQRDLAAMGYVFQFVTLAGFHALNLSMFELALGYRDHGMAAYATLQDREFDLQKSDGYAAVRHQSFVGTGYFDAVATAVSQGASSVRALKGSTEEHQF, from the coding sequence ATGTCGAACGCCAGGAGCGCTTCCGAGATTCAGCACAGCTGGGCCCATGACGCGCGATGGAAAGGCATCGTGCGCCACTACGGCGTCGAGGATGTGGTGCGCCTGCGCGGGACGCTGCACGTCGAGCACACGCTGGCGCGGTTGGGCGCGAGCCGGCTGTGGGAGAGCCTCAGCTCGCGACCGCCGGTGCGCGCCCTGGGCGCGCTGACCGGCAATCAGGCGGTCGAGATGGCGGCGGCCGGGCTCCAGGGCATCTACCTTTCCGGCTGGCAGGTGGCGGCCGATGCCAACAGCGCGGGTCAGATGTATCCGGATCAGAGCCTCTATCCGGTGGACAGCGTGCCGCAGGTGGTCCGACGCATCAACCACGCGCTCCAGCGCGCCGATCAGGTCGCGCATCTGAACGGCGAGACCGGCGTGGACTGGTTCGTGCCGATCGTGGCCGACGCCGAGGCCGGCTTCGGCGGCGATCTCAATGCCTTCGAGCTGATGAAGGCGATGATCGAGGCCGGAGCCGCTGGGGTTCACTTCGAGGATCAGCTTGCCTCGGCCAAGAAGTGCGGGCACATGGGTGGCAAGGTGCTGGTGCCGACACGCGAATTCGTGCAGAAGCTGCAGTCCGCGCGCCTGGCCGCCGACGTGCTGGACGTTCCCACCGTGCTGATCGCGCGCACCGACGCCGGCAGCGCCACGTTCATCACCAGCGACGTGGACGAGCGCGACCGTCTCTTCCTCGCGGGATCGCGCACCCCGGAGGGCTTCCACGCCGTACGCCATGGTCTCGACGCCGCCATCGCCCGCGGCCTGGCGTATGCTCCCTACGCGGACATGCTGTGGTGCGAGACTTCCACGCCCGACGTCGAGGAGGCGCGCCGCTTCGCCGCCGGGATCCACGCGCGTTTCCCGGGCAAGCTGCTGGCCTACAATTGCTCACCCTCCTTCAATTGGTCGCGACACCTGACGCGCGACGCCATCGCGAGCTTCCAGCGCGATCTGGCGGCGATGGGCTACGTCTTCCAATTCGTGACGCTTGCCGGCTTCCACGCGCTCAACCTCTCGATGTTCGAGCTGGCGCTGGGCTATCGCGATCACGGGATGGCGGCCTACGCGACTCTCCAGGATCGCGAATTCGATCTGCAGAAGTCCGACGGCTACGCGGCGGTCAGGCACCAGAGCTTCGTGGGCACCGGCTACTTCGACGCGGTGGCCACGGCGGTGAGTCAGGGTGCATCCTCGGTGCGGGCGCTGAAGGGTTCCACCGAAGAACACCAGTTCTAG
- a CDS encoding PQQ-dependent sugar dehydrogenase translates to MLAALTSAPARPAHATPLDRPARGIHLTRVASGLDRPVHLTGAPGDARLFVVEQTGRIRVIENGRLLPEPFLDLSDSVGRGSERGLLSVAFHPRFATNGRLFVDYTDRRGDTRVVRYAVTADRSRVDPGSELPILRVEQPFANHNGGHVLFGPDGMLYVGMGDGGSGGDPGNRAQNLRTLLGKLLRLDVDHGEPYTIPPDNPFVGRPDALPEIWARGLRNPWRLTFDARSQLLYIGDVGQNRWEEVDVARASRPGLDYGWRLFEGTHGYRREALEPDSLVFPLVEYPHDEGCSIIGGVVYRGSRVRILRGAYLYADYCRGWLRSFRVVGGRAEERHEWRIQSPGPISSFGVDDQGEVYVIGYDGTVDRIDPGD, encoded by the coding sequence GTGCTCGCGGCGCTGACCTCCGCCCCGGCCCGGCCGGCCCACGCCACGCCTCTCGATCGGCCCGCCCGCGGCATCCACCTCACCCGCGTCGCGAGCGGTCTCGATCGGCCGGTCCATCTGACCGGGGCGCCGGGCGACGCGCGACTGTTCGTGGTCGAGCAGACCGGCCGGATTCGCGTGATCGAGAACGGCCGGCTGCTTCCCGAACCTTTCCTCGATCTCAGCGATTCCGTGGGTCGCGGGAGCGAACGCGGGCTGTTGAGCGTCGCCTTCCATCCGAGGTTCGCCACCAATGGCCGACTGTTCGTCGACTACACCGACCGTCGCGGTGACACCCGGGTGGTGCGCTACGCGGTGACCGCTGACCGTTCGCGCGTCGACCCCGGCAGCGAGCTTCCGATCCTCCGCGTCGAGCAGCCGTTCGCGAATCACAACGGTGGCCACGTCCTGTTCGGCCCCGACGGCATGCTCTACGTCGGCATGGGAGATGGCGGCAGCGGCGGCGATCCCGGCAATCGCGCCCAGAACCTGCGAACGCTGCTCGGCAAGCTGCTCCGGCTCGACGTGGATCACGGCGAGCCTTACACCATCCCTCCCGACAATCCATTCGTCGGGCGTCCCGACGCGCTGCCCGAGATCTGGGCCCGCGGGCTGCGCAATCCGTGGCGTCTGACCTTCGACGCCCGGAGCCAGCTCCTCTATATCGGCGACGTCGGTCAGAACCGCTGGGAGGAGGTGGACGTGGCCCGCGCGAGTCGTCCCGGCCTCGACTACGGCTGGAGGCTGTTCGAGGGCACGCACGGCTACCGTCGCGAAGCGCTCGAGCCGGACAGCCTCGTCTTCCCACTCGTCGAGTATCCTCACGACGAAGGCTGTTCGATCATCGGCGGAGTCGTGTATCGGGGCAGCCGGGTCCGCATCCTGCGCGGCGCCTATCTCTACGCCGACTACTGCCGCGGCTGGCTTCGGAGCTTTCGCGTGGTGGGCGGGCGCGCCGAGGAACGGCACGAGTGGCGGATCCAGTCCCCCGGCCCGATCAGCTCGTTCGGCGTCGACGATCAGGGCGAGGTCTACGTCATCGGTTACGACGGCACCGTGGATCGCATCGATCCCGGGGATTGA
- a CDS encoding 3-oxoacyl-[acyl-carrier-protein] synthase III C-terminal domain-containing protein has product MAPALSCGRSPRLESIATALPPHRYPQSAIKAAAAAMFLPAMDEVDHRLLSVFDTAGIETRHFCMPLEWYASEREFAESNRSYIESAIELASRAALDALEQAGLGPADVDHFVYVSTTGLATPSIDARLMNRLPFRSDLRRTPIWGLGCAGGAAGLARAAELAQGSPGSRVLLVALELCSLTFQRGDLDRRNLVAASLFSDGAAAAVITGSDARPAPGRLRPPVALRAARSTLWPDTLDVMGWDIDGHGLHVIFSRDIPTIVRERVRPNLESFLAESALELDGLHHLLAHPGGPRVLAAYAEALGWDPCRFRHSREVLANCGNMSSPTCLFVLERAWRAGDLRAGEPAVVTALGPGFASESVLLESLPD; this is encoded by the coding sequence ATGGCCCCGGCGCTTTCGTGCGGACGCTCGCCCCGCCTCGAATCCATCGCCACCGCGCTGCCCCCCCACCGCTATCCCCAGTCCGCAATCAAGGCCGCTGCCGCTGCGATGTTTCTTCCCGCGATGGACGAAGTCGACCACCGGCTGCTCAGCGTGTTCGACACCGCCGGAATCGAAACGCGCCACTTCTGCATGCCGCTCGAGTGGTACGCGTCGGAGCGCGAATTCGCCGAATCGAATCGCAGCTACATCGAGAGCGCGATCGAGCTGGCGAGCCGAGCCGCTCTCGACGCGCTGGAGCAGGCCGGCCTCGGCCCCGCCGACGTCGATCACTTCGTCTATGTCTCGACCACCGGGCTCGCCACTCCGAGCATTGACGCGCGGCTGATGAACCGGCTGCCGTTCCGCTCCGACTTGCGGCGCACGCCGATCTGGGGCCTGGGCTGCGCCGGTGGCGCCGCCGGGCTCGCCCGCGCGGCCGAGCTGGCGCAGGGTTCGCCGGGCTCGCGCGTGCTGCTGGTCGCGCTCGAGCTGTGCAGCCTCACCTTTCAGCGCGGCGATCTGGATCGGCGCAACCTGGTCGCCGCCTCGCTGTTCTCCGATGGCGCGGCCGCCGCCGTGATCACCGGCTCCGATGCGCGCCCCGCACCCGGGCGCCTTCGCCCTCCGGTGGCGTTGCGCGCCGCGCGCAGCACGCTGTGGCCCGACACGCTCGATGTCATGGGCTGGGACATCGATGGGCACGGACTGCACGTCATCTTCTCGCGCGACATTCCCACGATCGTGCGCGAGCGCGTGCGGCCCAATCTCGAGAGTTTTCTCGCCGAGTCGGCGCTCGAGCTCGACGGTCTCCACCATTTGCTCGCCCATCCCGGCGGGCCTCGGGTGCTGGCCGCCTACGCCGAAGCGCTGGGGTGGGATCCGTGTCGCTTCCGGCATTCGCGCGAGGTGCTCGCCAATTGCGGCAACATGTCGTCGCCCACCTGTCTGTTCGTGCTCGAACGCGCCTGGCGTGCCGGTGATCTGCGCGCCGGCGAACCGGCGGTGGTGACCGCGCTGGGGCCGGGTTTCGCTTCCGAATCGGTATTGCTGGAGTCGCTGCCGGATTGA
- a CDS encoding isoprenylcysteine carboxylmethyltransferase family protein, with the protein MSSSPIPWAGFLVFLALLLGERLFELRLAARHLPSLRARGAVEFGAGHYPAVVLLHALFPIAILAEILAGARPPHGWAWLLAPIALAEWLRAASIRTLKHRWHVRIWVLPGEKPVRTGIYRRLAHPNYLGVVIEMAALPLLFGAWRTALVASAINAALLAIRIPAESRALRWAGEQVGSAAR; encoded by the coding sequence TTGAGCTCGTCTCCGATTCCCTGGGCCGGCTTCCTCGTCTTCCTCGCTCTCCTGCTCGGCGAGCGCCTGTTCGAGCTGCGGCTCGCGGCGCGCCACCTCCCCTCGCTTCGCGCGCGCGGCGCGGTCGAGTTCGGCGCCGGCCACTATCCGGCCGTCGTGCTGCTGCACGCGCTGTTCCCGATCGCCATCCTGGCCGAGATCCTGGCCGGCGCGCGTCCGCCCCACGGCTGGGCGTGGCTGCTGGCGCCGATCGCGCTCGCAGAGTGGCTGCGCGCCGCCTCGATTCGCACGCTCAAGCATCGCTGGCACGTCCGCATCTGGGTCCTCCCGGGCGAAAAGCCGGTGCGCACCGGCATCTATCGCCGGCTCGCCCATCCCAACTATCTGGGTGTAGTGATCGAGATGGCGGCGCTGCCGCTGCTGTTCGGCGCCTGGCGCACCGCGCTGGTCGCGTCGGCGATCAACGCGGCGCTGCTGGCGATCCGGATTCCCGCCGAGTCACGCGCGCTGCGCTGGGCCGGCGAGCAGGTGGGAAGCGCGGCGCGCTGA
- a CDS encoding SpoIIE family protein phosphatase, which translates to MSSYLLLSTLNFSLGGLVFLLGLIILRENPRYRLNRVVATMLFFGGVGAVLAAASFMAARGGARTAATAGILENLSYVWEFFFPSLFLFASIFPEERGFARRRLPESGKGWIPGFVTLVFLPHTFHFLLAVALSFGVPSFKLPEVGILRYASSLLGVAGVFLRLFLLVHRALFSLVNLGFGLAAIGLLIGSLRRATVPRIRQQLRVITVGLSASMVGYSFATIIPQLFNWRLSEDLRAGLTIAALTLGPGSIAYSIVRYKFLDTRLLARRAILYALASGALVGLYLAVLQPLGRMITVSTGVDSRIFDPVLLVMGLALFQPAIGRLEELVDQMLLRDPTDYRNVLRQLGRDLQTTIELDELLSRTIRTVSDTLLLRRAHVLALTPGQSVVHTGAGAPIEPTTLRRLGEILPRVSARQTSYRLSDRVEGLTLEEQDVLAACGATLLVPLRWRAELVGALLLGSKLTGTPYTSEDVSLLTTLAAQVAVSLQNAVLLRDRVAVARVEEELNLARQIQRASLLSEFPVIPRCEVYALYQPSRYVGGDFYDVVPSGDEGYLVAIGDVSGKGMPAALLSAMLQASLRTQSSGLAPVGEMLRNINSLLYRSTAINQFATFFLARIDARSLRMTFSNAGHNWPVILRRGGQRIFLERGGTVLGIMEHTPYEQSEIALVPGDVAVLYTDGVSEAQNALGQLFGDSRVYELVEGLSRELTAREIADRLMAELRDFLDGLEPQDDVTILVLKVLERAETPTRPSGQPEAVAAR; encoded by the coding sequence ATGAGTTCGTATCTTCTTCTCTCCACGCTCAATTTCTCGCTGGGCGGGCTGGTCTTCCTGCTGGGACTCATCATCCTCCGCGAGAATCCGCGCTACCGCCTCAATCGCGTGGTGGCGACGATGCTGTTCTTCGGCGGCGTCGGCGCGGTGCTGGCCGCGGCGAGCTTCATGGCGGCGCGAGGCGGGGCGCGCACCGCGGCGACCGCGGGCATCCTCGAAAATCTCTCCTACGTCTGGGAATTCTTCTTCCCGTCGCTGTTCCTGTTCGCCAGCATCTTTCCCGAGGAGCGCGGGTTTGCGCGGCGGCGCTTGCCGGAGAGCGGCAAGGGCTGGATTCCGGGGTTCGTCACCCTGGTCTTCCTGCCCCACACCTTCCATTTCCTGCTGGCGGTGGCGCTCTCCTTCGGGGTGCCGAGCTTCAAGTTGCCGGAAGTCGGGATCCTGCGCTACGCGAGCTCGCTGCTCGGTGTCGCCGGCGTCTTCCTGCGGCTGTTCCTGCTGGTCCATCGCGCCCTGTTCTCGCTGGTCAATCTCGGCTTCGGCCTGGCGGCGATCGGGCTCCTGATCGGGAGCCTGCGGCGCGCCACCGTGCCGCGCATCCGCCAGCAGCTCCGCGTGATCACCGTCGGGCTCTCGGCCAGCATGGTGGGATACAGCTTCGCCACCATCATTCCCCAGCTCTTCAACTGGCGACTGAGCGAGGATCTGCGCGCCGGGCTCACCATCGCCGCCCTCACGCTCGGGCCCGGGTCGATCGCCTACTCGATCGTTCGCTACAAGTTCCTCGACACCCGGCTGCTCGCGCGGCGCGCGATCCTTTATGCGCTGGCATCTGGTGCGTTGGTCGGGCTCTACCTCGCCGTGCTCCAGCCGCTGGGGCGAATGATCACCGTCTCGACCGGCGTGGATTCGCGCATCTTCGATCCCGTGCTGTTGGTGATGGGGCTCGCGCTCTTCCAGCCGGCGATCGGGCGACTCGAGGAGCTGGTGGATCAGATGCTGCTGCGCGACCCCACCGACTACCGGAACGTGCTGCGCCAGCTGGGCCGCGATCTACAGACCACGATCGAGTTGGACGAGCTGCTGTCCCGCACCATTCGCACCGTGTCGGACACGCTGCTGCTTCGCCGTGCGCACGTGCTGGCGCTGACGCCGGGGCAGAGCGTGGTGCACACCGGGGCCGGCGCGCCGATCGAGCCCACCACCCTGCGCCGGCTCGGCGAGATCCTGCCGCGCGTCTCGGCCCGGCAAACCAGCTACCGCCTGTCGGATCGGGTCGAGGGATTGACGCTCGAGGAACAGGATGTGCTCGCCGCCTGCGGCGCCACGTTGCTGGTGCCGCTCCGCTGGCGCGCCGAGCTGGTCGGCGCGCTCCTGCTCGGCTCCAAGCTCACCGGCACCCCGTACACCTCCGAGGACGTCAGCCTGCTCACCACGCTCGCCGCTCAGGTGGCGGTGTCGCTGCAGAACGCGGTGCTGCTCCGCGATCGCGTCGCGGTGGCCCGCGTCGAGGAGGAGCTCAATCTGGCGCGACAGATCCAGCGCGCTTCGCTGCTCTCGGAGTTCCCGGTCATCCCGCGCTGCGAGGTCTACGCGCTCTATCAGCCCTCCCGGTACGTGGGCGGCGATTTCTACGACGTGGTGCCGAGCGGCGACGAGGGCTATCTGGTGGCGATCGGCGACGTGTCGGGGAAGGGGATGCCGGCCGCGCTACTGTCGGCGATGCTCCAGGCCTCACTCCGCACCCAGTCGAGCGGATTGGCCCCGGTGGGGGAGATGCTGCGCAATATCAACTCGCTCCTCTACCGCAGCACCGCCATCAATCAGTTTGCGACTTTCTTTCTCGCCCGCATCGACGCCCGCAGCCTGCGCATGACGTTTTCCAACGCCGGCCACAACTGGCCGGTGATCCTGCGGCGCGGCGGCCAGCGCATCTTCCTCGAGCGCGGCGGCACGGTGCTGGGCATCATGGAGCACACCCCCTACGAACAGAGCGAGATCGCCCTGGTGCCCGGCGACGTCGCGGTGCTGTACACGGATGGCGTGAGTGAAGCGCAGAACGCGCTCGGGCAGTTGTTCGGGGATTCGCGCGTCTACGAGCTGGTCGAGGGCCTGTCGCGCGAGCTGACCGCCCGCGAGATCGCCGACCGGCTGATGGCGGAGCTGCGGGACTTCCTCGACGGCCTCGAGCCGCAGGACGACGTCACCATTCTCGTGCTCAAGGTGCTCGAGCGGGCCGAGACTCCGACGCGCCCGAGCGGGCAACCCGAAGCGGTGGCGGCCCGCTAG